From the Caloramator mitchellensis genome, the window TATATTATCAATTTTCTTTTGTATTTCTTTTAGTTTTTCTTCAAGTAGTTCTAAGTCCTCGGCATCCTCATGAATCATTTTATTGTAATAGCCAATTAACTTTGATGTAAGCGATTTAATTGCATCTGGATTAAATATACTAATTTTTAGATTTTCAATAACTTTTTCTTCAACATAATCCCTCTTAACTGCCTTTAAGTCACAGTTTTTAGTTCTATATTTTGTTCCACAAATATAGTTTGGATAAATTTTGCCTTTCATATGCGTAGTATGCCCTATAAGAGCAGCACCACATTTGGCACAGAAGATTTTACCAGAAAGAAGATATATTTGTTTAGCTTTGTTTTTGCCATTAGCCCTGCTCTGCATTCTCTTTTTTATCTTATTAAAAAGTTCTACTGGTATAATTTGAGGTATAGCTCCAGGAACCTTGATAATTTCATCATCAGGTTTAGATTTGTGTTGATTTCTTTTCCCGTTTACATCCTTTTTAGCTTGCCTATTGAATACATAACATCCTGTATATTTTTCGTTTTTCAAAATGTCATGTAAACTTGCTTGAGTAAAATCATTCCCACGCTTAGTTTTAAATCCTCTTGCTTTTAATTCTTGTATGAGCTTTTTATATCCAATTTCTTCTGCGTATCTTTGAAAAATGTATCTTACAATTTGGGCCTCTTTTTCATTTATTACATATTTACCATCAACTACATCATATCCAAGTGGAGGAGTGCCTCCATTATGTTTTGCTTTAATAGCATTCTCTTTCATGCCTTTCATAACTTCTCGTGCAAGATTTCTTGAATAATACTCAGCCATACCTTCTAAAACTGATTCAAGTATAATTGATTCAGGACTATCATCTAAGTTTTCAAGAACAGAAACAAGCCTAACACCATTCTTTTTTAGTTGTCTTTTGTAAAAAGCAGAATCATATCTATTACGAGCAAATCTATCAAGTTTATGAACTATAACAGTATCAAATATTCCAAGTGAACTATCTTTAATCATTTGAAGAAATTGAGGTCTATCATCTGATGTAGCAGACTTAGCTTCATCTGTATATATCTTAACTATTTCAAAACCTTGTTTTATTGCAAAATCTTTAATAGCTCTTATTTGAGCATCTATACTTTCCTCTCTTTGATTATCACTTGAATATCTTGCGTATATTGCGGCTTTCATAAGTATCCTCCTTTTGACAAAAAATAATAACCCAACACACATAAAGTGTATTGGGTTTCGTGGAACCTCTTAATGGATTTCTATGAATCTCTGTTGGGTTTCTAATATTATTTTAGCGAACAAGTGTTTGAATGTCAAGTATATTATTGCTTAACGATATCTTCATAACTAGCAATAATAAGTTTGCTTAATTTTTTTATATCTTGATATGAATTAATAAAAATTCTTGATTCTCCATAGCCTTTAGGAGCTTGCTCAACTTTAAATCCATTGGATAATTGTGCAACTAAATTAACATCAAGTCGTGTAATAATATTTTTAAAATTAGAATCAAGGTTTATTCTCAA encodes:
- a CDS encoding recombinase family protein, which produces MKAAIYARYSSDNQREESIDAQIRAIKDFAIKQGFEIVKIYTDEAKSATSDDRPQFLQMIKDSSLGIFDTVIVHKLDRFARNRYDSAFYKRQLKKNGVRLVSVLENLDDSPESIILESVLEGMAEYYSRNLAREVMKGMKENAIKAKHNGGTPPLGYDVVDGKYVINEKEAQIVRYIFQRYAEEIGYKKLIQELKARGFKTKRGNDFTQASLHDILKNEKYTGCYVFNRQAKKDVNGKRNQHKSKPDDEIIKVPGAIPQIIPVELFNKIKKRMQSRANGKNKAKQIYLLSGKIFCAKCGAALIGHTTHMKGKIYPNYICGTKYRTKNCDLKAVKRDYVEEKVIENLKISIFNPDAIKSLTSKLIGYYNKMIHEDAEDLELLEEKLKEIQKKIDNIVSAIADGMYSPTMKVAMNKLEEEKNQVISTIHELRHKLETHSLNEELIEKYLIKDMHRLQNKNVDDIQEIINTYVDKVIVYDDKVITNLRVLHM